A stretch of the Candidatus Cetobacterium colombiensis genome encodes the following:
- a CDS encoding glycosyltransferase yields the protein MYEVWYVSCHGFGHITRCIAQVEKKLEKDLNYKCIIICGESQIKFTKLYLKNFLDKIILKITLTDIGLINLKNSLDIDKLSLEKTLETFIGSWNLLAQDEIDFLSNYDIGEIFCDISPIGILVSKTLQKKVNLISNFTWYQQYKYLNLNKFILEKYLELDDSIDNLYLYPLNLDFSYISPKIIPMDFICRKIDKEKIKLIKQTYGDSIFISCGKSAQLEKIVIKNFKGTVFTTTGVIVENIDGNVFELPIDVLDTQNYIGASNFVISKAGWGTVAECICNKTPMILLEREGVLEDTHTINELKKITNTKSIKLDQLTNLDYNSLKNKWS from the coding sequence ATGTATGAAGTATGGTATGTATCTTGTCATGGTTTTGGCCATATAACAAGATGTATTGCTCAAGTTGAAAAAAAATTAGAAAAAGATTTAAATTATAAATGCATTATTATTTGTGGAGAAAGCCAAATTAAATTTACAAAACTATATTTAAAAAATTTTTTAGATAAAATTATTTTAAAAATAACTTTAACAGATATAGGACTTATTAATTTAAAAAATAGTCTCGATATCGATAAACTATCTTTAGAAAAAACATTAGAAACTTTCATTGGTTCTTGGAATCTTTTGGCACAAGATGAAATTGATTTTCTTTCAAACTATGATATAGGAGAAATTTTTTGTGATATCTCCCCTATTGGAATTTTAGTTAGTAAAACTCTTCAAAAAAAAGTAAATTTAATTTCTAATTTTACTTGGTACCAACAATATAAATATTTAAATTTAAACAAATTTATTCTTGAAAAGTATTTAGAATTAGATGACTCTATTGATAACCTTTATCTTTATCCTTTAAACTTAGATTTTTCTTATATTAGCCCTAAAATAATTCCTATGGACTTTATTTGTAGAAAAATTGACAAAGAAAAAATAAAACTTATTAAACAAACTTATGGTGACTCTATATTTATATCTTGTGGAAAGTCAGCTCAATTGGAAAAAATTGTTATTAAAAACTTTAAAGGAACTGTTTTTACAACAACTGGAGTAATTGTAGAAAATATAGATGGAAATGTTTTTGAACTGCCTATTGATGTTCTAGATACTCAAAATTATATTGGTGCTTCTAATTTTGTAATTTCAAAAGCTGGTTGGGGGACTGTAGCTGAATGTATATGTAACAAAACTCCTATGATTTTACTAGAAAGAGAGGGTGTATTAGAAGATACTCACACAATAAATGAACTAAAAAAAATTACTAACACTAAGTCAATAAAGTTAGATCAATTAACAAATTTAGATTATAACAGTTTAAAAAATAAGTGGAGCTAA